accaaaaaaaaagatgtccttttcatcataggggactggaatgcaaaagtagggagtcaagagacACGTGGAttacaggcaagtttggccctgtacaaaatgaagcagggcaaaggctaacagagttttgccaagagaacgcactggtcatagcaaacaccctcttccaacaacacaagagacaactgtacgcatggacatcgccagatggtcaatacaaaatcagattgattatattctttgcagccaaagatggagaagctctatacagtcagcaaaaacaagaccaggagctgactgtggctcagatcataaactgcTTATAacaaaattcagactaaaattgaagaaagtagtgaaaaccacgaggccattcacatatgacctaaatcaaatcccttatgattatatggtggaagtgacaaatagattcaagggattagatctgatagagtgcctgaaactatggatggaggttcataacattgtatgtgagacagtgatcaaaaccatccccaagaaaaagaaatgcaaaaaggcaaaatggctgtctgagaaggccttacaaatagctgagaaaagaagagaagcgaaaggcaaaggagaaaaggaaagataaacccatctatatgcagagttccaaaaaagagcaaggagagatgagaaagccttcctaagtgaacaatgcaaagaaaaagaggaaaacaatagaatgggaaagactagaggtctctttaagaaaattggagaaaccaagggaacatttcatgcaaagatgggcacaataaaggacagaaatggtatggacctaatagaagcagaagatattaagaagaggtggcaagaaaacacagaagaactatacagaaaagatcttagtgacctggataaccacgatggtgtgatcactcacctagagccagacatcctggagtgcaaagtcaagcgggctttaggaagcatcactgtgaacaaagctactggaggtgatgtaTTCTAGCTGAGCtactttaaatcctaaaagaaccacactcaatatgccagaaaatttggaagactcggcagtggccaaaggactggaaaaggtcagttttcattccaatcccaaagaagggcaatgccaaagaatgttcaaactaccacacaattgcactcatttcacatgctagcaaagtcatgttcaaaattctccaagctaggcttcaacagtacgtgaactgagaacttccagaagtacaagatggattaagaaaaggcagaggaaccagaaatcaagttgccaacattcactggatcatagaaaaagcaagagaattccagaaaaacacctgcttctgcttcattggctactctaaagcctttgactgtatggatcacaacaaactgtggaaaatacttaaaaagatgggaataccagaccaccttacctgcctcctgagaaatctgtatgcaggtcaagaagaaacagttagaacaagacatggaacaatggactagttccaaattgagaaaggagtacatcaaggccgtatattgtcaccctgcttatttaaattatgtgcagagtacatcatgtgaaatgccaggctggataaggcacaagctggaatcaagattgctgagagaaatatcaataacctcagatattcagatgacacaacccttatgcctgaaagctaagaggaactaaagagcctcttgatgaaaatgaaagaggagagtgaaaaagctggcttaaaactcaacatttaaaaaactaagatcacgacatctggtcccatcacttcatggcaaatagaaggggaaacaatggaaatggtgatagactttattttcttgggctcgaaaatcactgcagatagtgacttcagccgtgaaattaaaagacacatgccgCTTTgaagggaagctatgacaaacctggacagcatattaaaaagcagagacattgctttgctgacaaaggtctttatagtcaaagctatggtttttctagcagtctaGGATgggacagctggaccataaagaaggctgagcccggaagaattgatgcttttgaactgtggtattggagaagactcttgaagagtcccttgaatacaaaggagatcaaaccagtccatcctaaaggaaatcagtcctgaatattcattggaaggactgatgctgaagctgaagctccaatactttggcaacctgatgcgaagagctgactcactggaaagaccctgatgctgggaaagaaggaaggcaggaggagaaggggacaatagaggacgagatgattggatggcatcacgggctcaatggatatgagtttgggcaagctccaggagatggtgaattacagggaagcctggcatgctgcagtccgtggagttgcagagagtcagacacaactgagagactgaacaacaaaatgggagTAACAGCTATCCCTCCCTAACTGAACTGTAATGAGGGCTGAAAGAATggaaagtgtttgttgctcagtcttttccaactctttgcgaccccagggttgtagcctcccaggctcccctggccatgggattctctaggcaagaatactggagtgtgtaaccattcccttctccagggtatcttccccacccaaggatcaaacccaggtctcctgcattgcaggcagattctttaacatctgagcttcTAGGGAagttgatggctcagacagtaatgaggGCTAAAAAGAGGCAAATATACAGAGCAGGATGCACATTAGGTACTCAGTTAGTGGCAAGGGATTCATCATGGTGTCATTATTCATGTCTCAGTGGTCAGGAGACCAGCCTTGTTATCCAGGGTAGAGGAAGGAGATCCTCTGGGCATGAAAGCCACAACAGTAACAATAGCGCAcagttattgagcacctgctgtatgcaAAGAACTGCTGTAAATTCTTTCCGTGTACTAGCTCAAGGTCAGTCAACTTTCTTCTGCCAAGGGCCAAATGATTGATATTTACAACTCTGCACAATGACTCAATGTCACCTTAAAGCTCAAAAGAAGCTGTGAACACTATGAACACAAATAGGCATGGCTGTATGCCAATAAAACCAGCAATGGACATGGAAATATGAGTTTTATATCACTTTCATGTGTTGTGgagtatgatttttttcccccaaccatttaaaaatgtaaaaaccattccaAGCTCATGGGAGATATAAAAACATCTCCCATGtattcccacccaccccctgtattaactcatttaatctgtgctggatcccctggagaaggaaatggcaaccccctccagtattcttgctgggaaaatcccctggactggcagactacagtccatggggtcgcaaaagagttggacatgattgagcgactgaacaacaatcctcCCTAGAGTGCTGATTTTCCCTAGTGTTGCCAAGTACAGTTGTCCAGTCTGTTCACTGCAAAATGTTCAGGCAAGTAAGGACTGAAGTTCCAACCATGTTCTACTCACCCAAAGAGCTGTGTCCACCCACAAGAGGTGTCCCCAGGGTCTCTAATTAGCCCCATTCAAAAGACACAGCCTGAGGCCAGGGAGGTCAGGAAAGTTCCCCAGTGTCACAAATGAAAAAATGGAGGAAATTTCACAGTCTGTGGATCTAATCCATGAGCACTCCTCTCGTACATAGGAATGGATTGTGCAGGATGGCAAGGAATATCACCTGAGGAAGTCTGGTGCCCGAAGGATCATGTTCTGGAAGTCTTCCAGGGACAGCCGCCCGTCGTGGTCCCCATCGGCTTCATCCAGCACCTTCTCACATATCAGGCTCACCTCCTCAGTACTCAGCTCCCCCCGCGTCAGCTTAGTCACCGTCTGCTCCAGGTCCCACGCACAGATGTAGTCATCATTGTTAAAGTCTGCAAAGCAGGACAGGTGGGGACATGGGGGTGACCAGACAACAGGGACCAGGCAGGCTGGGCCAGTGGTGAACACATCTTGTCCCCATGtgacaaaggaagaaactgaggcactggaGGGAACCCAAGACCCTGGGCTATTAGCCAGATCTTGCTTTGGAATTGGGTAGGTAACTGCTAGGaggtcattcattcactcaagtaTTAATGAGCACTTATTATGTGTCAATCTCTGGGggcctagatggtaaagaatctgcctgcaatacaggagactcaagttcgatccccaggtggggaagatctcctggagagaatggctacccactccagtattcttgcctggagcatcccatggacagaggaggctggcaagctgcagtccatggggtcgcaaagagttggacacaactgagagactaacactactATGTGTCAGGCGAGTGATCattgtttttcattcattccctctttcaataagtatttactgagtgcctactttgtgccaggcactgtgataaattttcattcattcattcaacaagtatttactgaatacctactatgtgccagagacAGATGGCAAACCAAACACTGCCACTGCTCTAGGGTCTCTtcagagagaaaatcaataagatgtgaacagatgaatgaacaagAAGTTAAGCAGCACTGCTCCATGCCAGGAGAGAAATTGAATGTGGCATGGGAGTGACTAGGAGGCAGGGACTACTTTGGACGGAGATATCAAGGTAAGAAGGAACTAGGGGAAAGGTATTCCAGACAAAAAGCACAGCAGaggcaaaggcccagaggcagaAAGGGTTTGATGTGTTGGGGAAACAGCCAgaccagtgttcagttcagttcagttcagttgctcagtcgtgtccagctctttgcgaccccatgaatcgcagcacgccaggcctccctgtccatcaccaactcccggagttcactcaaactcacgtccattgagtcagtgatgccatccagccatctcatcctctgtcatccccctctcctcctgcccccaatccctcccagcatcagagtcttttccaggccAGTGTAGCTGGATGGAATTAGCAGAGGGATAGGGTGGAGGGGGAGGTACCAAGTTGGGATGAAGGACAGGGCCAGGCAGGGCCTCAGAACCCTTGGTGAGACATATATGATGGCCATGCAGTCCCTGACccaagacctgggttcattcccacTTCCTCACCCTGGGGTCTGTGCACGcaccataaattttaaaagcatagtAGGCTTTGAGGTCACGGGGAGCCATTTCACTCATCACAGAAAACATGTCCAGGAAGTTGTCCAAGGTCATATGGCCATCCCCATCCTCGGAGAAGACCTGGGCGATCCTCTGACGGAAGGGGTTGTCCTAGAGACAGGAAATCCATCCCTTACCAGGTTTTCTGGGGCTCCGTGTGGTTTCACTGTCAACCCCCACCTTCCTGGAAACCTCTGAGTACCCTTCACTAAGACTCTCTTCCTCATATGATCCCTGGAGAGGACCCCAGGCAACTCCAGTCTCTTCCTCTATGGCCTGGGTGCCAGTTAACCCCCATTCTGGCTTCAGAGGCAGTCACATGACCCCAGTGAGGCCAATCAGGGATTTCCATTCACCTGGCAATGGCGATTGCCTCTAGGATGATCATGTGACTCCAGATGGCCAATCAGAGGCTGCCTTGGGAGGGTTTCTGAACAGTTGGGGTGGAGGAACCTCATTTCTGCTTGTTGCAGAGCTGATGGGAGGAAATCTCGGGCAGTTGGTGTTTCCCTTCACTACCTCAAGAGATCAGGCTGCCTGAGACTGAAGCCTTTTCCTGGGAGAAGCTGAATTATGGAGGGGGATTCTGAAGCACAACACTTTCTGCCCCTCTTGAATGAGGCTTCTGTCCTTGTGATAAATAATCTCTATTCTCTGTCCTTTATCCCACAAGTCCCCTCCAGAGTCACAAACTAGTGTCAAACATCCTGCTGAGAAGAATCTGTCTTTAATGGCTTCTACTATGAAAAAGAAGAACTAATGTTcctgagtgggcttcccaggtggcactagcagtaaagaatctgcctgccaatgctggagacataagagatgcaggttcgatccctgggttgggaagatcccctggaggaggacacagcaacccacttctagtattcttgcctggaaaatccccatgtacagagcagcctggtgggcttaccgtccatcgggttgcaaagagatggacatgcctgaagagacttagcacgtaCTCAGTGCAATGTTCCTGAGTACTTACCATGTCACAGGCCCTGTGCTAAGCCCTTTACCTGCATTATCTCATCTCATCTTTCCCACAACCCAGAGTTTGAATTGTGTCTCTCTCATGTCCTAGCTGTGTGATCATAAACAAgtgtcttaacctctctgaaattcagtttcttcacctgtaaaatagaaataattgcaACAGTCACCTCATAGAAATACAGCAAGGCACATCCCTTCTTTTTTATCCCATGCCTGCCCCAGGGCCCCGGGCATACCTTCAGCTCAGGCATGCTGCCAATGAGCTCATAGGGCACCTTCACGTCAGGGCAGCTGGTATAGTCGAGAGGGACAAGCTGAGGGGCCAGGTCCTGGTAGcgatagaagagcctggtatggggagggaaacAATGAGAAGGTCTGGGTGATGAGTGAGGGTGAGCTTGTCTCTACTCTCTCACTTTCACAGATGCTCACTATACACTGAAGGATGCTGAGCCATCAGCCCTGGGCCCAACCCTCACACAGAGACATCTTTATCTCCCTAGGGACAAGGCCAAGGTAAAGAGAGgaccccagggacttccctggaggtccagtgattaagaatccacctgccaatgcaggggccacaggtttggtccctggtctgggaagatcccacatgccatgaggcaactactgagctcatacaccacaaccactgaagcccgcacacctttGAGCCCATGctcccaagagaagccactgcagtgagaagcccacatatcacaaccagagagcagcccctgctcaccaaaaCTGGAGAAACctacacagcaaccaagacccagagcagccagaaaattaattcattcattgtttttaaaatgtaaaaaagagagagagaagacccCAAAGCTAGGGGAAACTAGAGTGGGAAAAGTAAGCCAAGGAGAAggaaggacttcctggaggagggggcatggGTGCTAGGTGCTGGGCTTTGAAGCACAAATAAGAGCTCAGCAGGCAGGTGGGGTTGACAGAAAAGAGAGTGCTTAAGGCAAGGTCATCTCACATTGAGCATTCAGAGACTCTGAGTCAATCTACGATTTGCTAGACATCATCACACTGTTGGCAAGACCCTCATCCTCACACTTTCCCTCTGTCCTTCCATAATGGGGGTTGCAGTTCCCTCAAGGGGCCAGAGACACAGTCTAATATTCAGGTTTTTCAAAGGGGTAAATGGAAGGCATTTTGCAAAACAGCAAAGGCCATACACACTGCCCAGATGGTGGGGTCAGGTGTCTACTCCAATGCCCTTGCCTGGTGATACCGTACCGTCACTGGAACATGCTGAGCAGTCACCTGTACAGACCATCCTTGATGGGCCAGAGATCCTGAAGTTGTTAGGGACGTCTCAGCGGGGGATAGAAGCCTCTGGGTCATATGATGGCTAGGAACTGGAAGAGGGGTTATCTGGAACTTCACTGCTGGGTCCCTTCAGAGAATAGCCTGCGTTTGGGTTTCTGTATGGCCTCGAGTAAGTCCCTCTTCcccttttcccctctttctgCTCAGTAGGTCTGCGTGAGAAGCAAGAAGCTTGAGACACACAAAGTGTTAGCCTCAAACTCTTTGGGGCTCTACCCATCTACCCAGGGGTCTGAGGTCAGCCTCCCctgtgtgagcctcagtttccccataagTAATCCAATCATGATGGTCAgggtgaccctgtgaactgtccTCACCCAGACAGTGGGGCTTACTGGTGGAAGTTGTGCCCATCAATAATGGATGTCCTGCACCCACGCAATTGGGACCTTGGCCCTGATCACTCTGCAGTCAAACCCCAGCCAGCTTGGGTTTCACAAGTCAAAGTTCATGGGTGGGTCCGGAATCTGGATAATGGCTCCATGGGCTGAGTGATGCTGTAGGAGGATCAGTGCTCACACCAGGAACCTGCAGTAGCCTGGGGCCACCTCTTCACCCTCTAACCTTGATGTCAACCCCACCACCCAGAGCTGGCTCTAGACTCTGCCTCCTGGGGTCCCAGCCTGTTCTCACTGGGCCTCAGGGGGAAGTTTTGATCTGCATCACCCCTGCTCACACACTCTCTATGGCTCCCTGCCACCTTCAGGAGAAAGCCCGAGCTCGTCAGCCTAGAGGTGTGGCAATAGGGCCAGATGGGACGTCTCAGCAGCCTTCCCATCTCTGCGTCATCCACCAACTGAGCACACGATTCCCCCATTAAGCATCGAGTGCAGTCAAATTGCAAAGCATATAGAAAGGGCCCagctcttcttcccttcctcctcagaCTGACCTCATGATTTCCTTTCTCGTGAAGAAGGTGCAGTCCTGTGGAGAGAGATGTTGGCTTAACCCAGACCCTGCCTGATGCGGAGGgtgcctccttcctctcccacaaCCCATCACTGCCTGAATCCACACACAGAGCCACCCCAGGACCTCTTGCTGactgcgccccccacccccccaggatGAAGGGATGCTGTCCTCATTTCTTCAGCCAAGAAAACAACCAGGCTGCCAAACCCACCGACAGCTTGGTCCATCACCCCTACCTGATAAGCTTCCAGCTGCTCATGAGTGAAGACTGTTTGCTTGTTGCCCATTAGTGGAGACCTCTGCCTGGACTCTGGAACAGGCTCCCAAAGCCCCCCAATCTCCTCAGGGCCACACCGGTTGCCAGGCTGCTGCTCACCAGTGTCTGGGCAAATCTCCCTGCCCTGGCTGTCACCTGCCCACCCTCCTCATCACCCCCAGCCTGGGTGAGACTCAAGTTACAGCCAAGCTCTCTGGGCAACGGCCTGAGTATATGTCCACAGTCATCAGGGCAAGGAGAAGGGCTCAGGGAGGTCACAGGGCATCCCTCAGTGGGGAGACCACACTTGCCATCACCAGTGAGACTGGTGTGGGGTGTGGGGCATCTTTGAGAAATGGGCAGGGTGATGGAGAGGCTGCCGGCACACTTCAGGTCAAATTCCAGCTCTTCACCCACTGGTCTTAGGCGGGTCacctggcctctctgagccttgtttGCAAGATGGAAATTATATTAGTACCTACTTCAtagagtagtaaagaatctgcctgccaaagcaggagacttggtttcaatccctggggtcggaaagatcccctggagaaggaaatggcacccactccagtattcttgtctgggaaatcttacggacagaggagtctggtgggctacgatccttggggtcacaaagagtcggacaggacttagtgacaaAGCAACAAAAACACAGAGTTGTTCTGAAGATCTGATGAGATCATTCACTCAACTTCCCCAACCAAAAGCAAAATTTTTTTGACCATTGAATGTAAGCCAATTGTAGACACATGATAGTGAACAAGCTAGATGAGGTGTGCATTGGAGATGATGATGAGAATGATGTTATGGCTTGAGAAAAGCAATCTAACGTCTAAGTTTGGGTTAAATTAACACCATAGTTCTTTATTGCAGGACTCGTCAGACCCTTTAATATGTTAATGTGCACCACGCATCCTCAAGGGGTAAATTCAGTAATTTCCCCTACGTATTGAATGAATTTCATCCCAAGAGCACGTTCTTAAGTCCAATTCATtcattaagtccaacaaagttagtctAAGCACTCAACTAATACAATTGGCTTTTTGTACTGTTCATACAGtaataatacttttcacacacatGGTACATACaaagcaaacacacaaaataaaacatttcaaatcCTACAGTACAGTCCCTTGAAAAGTGcagtagtacagtacaatagCTGGcgtacaggggctggcatcaaatGAACAGTCAAGAAGAGGAAccgactggaggagggagaggaggggagatgtGGTAAAGCTGGAGGActatcagcaataggagatggagggcaagctgcaatttcactcccGTCTGACATCGATGGCACCAATTCCGACTCCTTGCTGGAGCCAGATGCGGGTTCACATCTTTGAGTTTgtaacttgaaggttcatatgtagagAACTTACTGGCAACGTAGCAGCTGCCAATGTTATTAAGACCCAGAATCCTCCTGGGCAGAAGGTCTGGGAGTCGGACGTTCCCAGCCTGGTATTCCCTGCCCTTCTGACTCAGGATCTAGCCTCCTTCCACTTTCCTCTCCTGCCTATCCACTTCCAGCCCCACACTCTAGACCCCCTGAACCACCCTTGAGGCTTCCCCTTCCCTCATCCCTGCTTTCCATGGCATGAACCATCACAAttcctcccaccaggctcctctggcccctGCCTCAGCTTCCAAATATGCGAAGCCATCTTATATAATATGACTACGATCAAGCTTTAAAGAACCCCTGAGGAtgattttttggggaaaaaaaatgacaataccAAGTACTGACAAGGATatagagcaactggaactcttatACATTGCTCATGgtgatgcaaaatggtacagccactctgaaaAATGAGTTGGCagttttttaataaagttaaacaGACACttatacatgacttagcaatcccactcctgggcatttgcCCAGAGGACATGAAAACCTATGTGTACACAATAACCCGCCCACAAAACAGAGACAACATTTGCCAATCACATAACTGGCAAGGGACTGGTCGCCAAGCTACATAAAGAACTGTCACaagtctacaaaaaaaaaaaaagaggagaaggaaatggcaacccactccagtactcttgcctgggaaatcccatgacagaggagcctggcagactacagtccatggggtcacaagagtcagacactacttagagactacaccatcaccaccatcacaataaaaaggcaaataacccAAGTGAAAAATGGGCCAAGGttaaggggagggagggatgaataggcgAAACgcaggggatttttagggcagtgaaactactctgaATGATACTATGAGTCTGCATCATTACACTTgcatcattatacatttgtccaaacccacagaatggacaacaccaagagtgaattcTAATTTAAAACTATGGACTCTGACTGATTATGGGTCAATGTAGATTCATTAATTACAACAAATGCACCACTCTGATGGGGGGTGTTGGCAACTGGGGAGATGGTACATTAGTagggcaggagatgtaagggaagTCTCTGCACCTTCCTCTCGgttttgctgtgaacttaaaactgctctaaaaatgtctattaaagcaaaacaaaacggttgaaggatttgaatagacatctctccaaagaagatatacaaatgataagcacatgaaaacatgctccacatcactagtcattagataagttaaatgcaaatcaaaaccacactcactaggatggctataataaaaaaaggCACACAATAACCAGTGTCAACCAGGAGGTAGATGTATCAGAACCAGCATACACTGCTGGTGTGTgttcatgcatgcgtgctcagtcactcagtcatatccaactctttgtgaccctatggactatagcctgccaggctcagaagtccat
The DNA window shown above is from Bos indicus x Bos taurus breed Angus x Brahman F1 hybrid chromosome 7, Bos_hybrid_MaternalHap_v2.0, whole genome shotgun sequence and carries:
- the CIB3 gene encoding calcium and integrin-binding family member 3, yielding MGSKGDKDVSVLFYRYQDLAPQLVPLDYTSCPDVKVPYELIGSMPELKDNPFRQRIAQVFSEDGDGHMTLDNFLDMFSVMSEMAPRDLKAYYAFKIYDFNNDDYICAWDLEQTVTKLTRGELSTEEVSLICEKVLDEADGDHDGRLSLEDFQNMILRAPDFLSTFHIRI